In the Primulina tabacum isolate GXHZ01 chromosome 15, ASM2559414v2, whole genome shotgun sequence genome, CAATCAAATGCATATTATAATACCTCTCCAAGTTGCGTGCTCTTTCTGACAGCGAACTTAGCACTGTACCAGGCATGAGCGGCCCACTTTGGCATTCACGAGGTCTGCCACTCTGAATTCTAGACTTGGCTTGCAGCGCATCTTTCTCTACCATTGAATGTGGCGTCTCCGCTATTGATCTGCATTTCTTGAGTCCAATAACCATATCATTTTCAGACTCTACTAAATCACTTTCGAATACCTTTCCTTTCTTGGTCTCACTTTCAACCCCAGACGCATCATCACAACTCGTTTTTCTCCTGGAAAACAGTTGGTGACAGAGCATGAAACTGTTCAGAAAGTGTATCCTTGAGATCACAGAATGGCTGACTTTAATCATGAATCAAAAGCATGTTGTAAACCACACAGCTAAGCCAGGGGAATTTTTAAATCTAGCAAATcacaaaatctcaaatggaacTTTAGTAGataataaaaaaacattaagcagagagagagagaaattCGGTGGAATAGAATATCAGAGGAACAAAATTCAAGAATTCGGGTGAATAAGGGCCAATAATAACCTGCCATTGATCTGGCTTGTAGCTATTGGTTTCATGGCAGAATTAGATGTATCCTACAAATAATCAAAGAGCATtacattttaataaaaatataagagaTTGAAAAAATAACTTAAGAGGTGTCTACTCCATCAAAGACAGGAGCTCCAGAATGATTTCATAATTTTGGTAAAAAATGACAATCACCTTGGGGTTCATGGAAAGCTTCAAGCTTTCTTCTTCttccttgatttcttgtatGTCATCCTCTTGCATCTGTCATGATAATAACAGCAAAGATGCAGTAGTTACCAGGAATAAAATCATTGTATAAAGAACTACAttatacaagtttttgccatgtCCTTACCAAAGATGCTTGGAGCTTCAAATCATCTATATCGAAATTCCAGGCACTTACACCTCGCTTGTACTCACTCTGAAAGAGAAACACAAACATGCAAATCAAGAGACAGACAGACAAATAGACACACACAGACTGGGCGTCTTTTTATTTGTTGTGGGGTGAGGTGGGGTGTAGACTCTGCTTTCCCAAATTTTCCAACTCAAAGTATTACTGCCATCCATCCAGTATAACGAGATTCAATACTTACCACATgccaaattattattattatttttataagaaacgttaatttattaataataagatAAGAAAATGGTAAATCAGTGGACTAGTGGTCCACTTTCATCATGAagaacataatatcaatgttGTGTTAATGATACATATAAGCCCAATCTCGCAATAAATCTAATATCGAGATATTCTTAAAGTTTTCATGAATGCCGATCTACATTGCAATTTTGATCTTGATTTTTTCCCAGCACTTTTCTGTATTTTCTTCattatcataaaaaattattcGATTTCTTTCCAACCATACTATCCAACATATGCAATGAACCACAACTTGCCAAAAAATTCTTCCCTTGGAACGAGTTAGCTGTCCTAAATCCATAGAGAATAAATCCTTCGTTGACTTAGGCATCACCCAAACCAATCGAAGCTCTTGCAAAGCTCTAGCACACAATGCGGTCGTGAATGGACAATGAATGAGCATATGATTGTGAGTCTCTGTTACACACACCAATTTGGGCACAAAGCAATTGTAGGCCATCTTTTTTGCACATCTCCGAGGTCGGTAGCTTACCCTGAGTCGCTGTTCAAGAAAATACCTGAATCTTTTTTGGAGCGGGAACCTTCCAAATAACATAGAAAAGAGGAAAAGCGGGAAAAAGAGTATGTGGAAAAAAAGACTGGAAGAGAGAATTGATTGAGTCAAAATACCAGAAGAATCCTCCCTCCACGCACGAAAATCATCTACCCCTTTAATCAACCTAGTTGAATCTAACACACCTAATATCTCGAACAACTGAACAAGCTCTTCATCTCTCAGCCCTTCTAAAATGAAAATCTCAGGATTGGGTAGACGTGACATTGTCAAAACGGACAAAATGTAATATAGGCAGATTGTGAATTGCAGATAACTTAAATAATGCCAGGAAAAGATCTTTAAAAGAAGAATCCTCCCACCATCTATCCTTCCAAAATCTAGCCTTGTTACCTCCTCTCACCTTGATTGAAACTCGCTGTTGAAAAGTCGGGTATACTCGGGAAATAAACTTCCATGGGCACCTAAACGTGACGTTTCTTGCCAACCCCGCATCCCACCCATTTTCTTGTAACCCATATTTTCTTACAATGATTTTCTTCCACAATGTCCCATCATCCGCATAAAATCTCCGCACCACTTTCCCAACATGGCCTTgtttctcaatataatatttccAACACCCAATCCTCTTTTTTCTTTCGGTTTGCACACATGATCCCATGCGACCAAGTGGCTATGAACATCTTCATCCGCTCCGTCCCATAAAAAGTTTCTTGAAATCTTCTCCATCAATTCTGCTATATCTTTAGGCACCTTAAAAAGGGACATAAAATATATTGGAATTGCATTTAAAACCGATGATATCAATGTTAATCTTCCACCTCTTGGCAAGAAAGCTTTTTTCCAACTTGCCAATTTTTtcaatatcttttttttttataagaaacgatattttattaaatatatgtcAATAACAAATTACATCAGTGGACTATTGATCCACTATCATGAAGATCATAGCCACAATGGGATCCCAGAACGATGCTTGTAACGGATTTCCACCCAAAGGCACTCCCAAATACTTAATAGGCCATATCTTCTTACCACATCCCATTTGTTGTGCTAACATTTCAACTTCTCCTTGTTCACGGTAGATACCCAACAAAGCACTCATTTccgaattaatttttaatacagACATTTCACAAAACGATCTCACCACTTGCACCAAGAACCTGATATGATCCTCATTCCTCACAAAGAAAAGTGTACGTCCGCAAATTGAATGTGAGATATCTCTATCTTGTCTCTACCAAACTCGATCCCCCTGATGTGATTCCTTTCCTTGGCTTTTGTCAATCAATCTCCCCAACACATCCACTACCAGATTGAACAAAAAAGGAGACAAGGGGTCTCTTTGTCTAAGCCCTTTATACGCATTAAATTTACCCCTCGGCCTCCCACTAATCATGACAGAAAATGAGACATTCGACACATCCTTTGATCCAAATTCTCCTTCTCCATCTCCATCCaaatccctttttcatcaaaacAAAATCTAGAAACTCCCAATTCACATTGTCGTAAGCCTTTTCGAAATCCACGTTCAATACCCaacctttctttttctttctccTTCCCTCTTCGAGTAGTTCATTCGCTATAAGACCACAATCTAGAATTTGTCTTCCCATAACGAAAACATTCTGAGATACGGATATAGTATCTGCTATCACAATCTTAATCCTCACTGTTAAGACTTTTGCTATTATCTTATACAAATTTGTTGTCATGCTTATCGGTCTGAAATCCTTCACTTTGAtcaattcatttttctttcgtatcaaacatatatatgtttcGTTAGTTACTCTATTTATGATTCCACTATGAAAAAACTCATTGAAAACCTTCATTAGATCTCGTTTGACTATATCCCAACACTCTTGAAAAAAAAGCCAAAGTAAATCTGTTAGCCCCCGAACTCTTACAACCATCGCACTAAAAGACTGCTTGCCTGACCTCCTCTTCCGAGAATTGTTTTTCTAACTCTCGACTTAAATCTCCTTCAATGGGGCACCACTCCACTCCTTTAATACCCCAACATCTCGCGTCTGTCAAACTGTACAGCTCCTTAAAGAACTTtagaataatggtgacaatttCATCCTCATCACTCATAATCGATACATCATCTCTTTCCAGCCTATCAATGGTAGTCTTGCTCTTCCGTTGGTTTAAAAGTGAGTGAAAAAATTTTGTGTTGTGATCCCCCTCTTTATTCCATTTGACCTTGCTTTTCCGATAATTGATTTGAACTTTCGACATATCAACTCTTCTATCAACCATTTGGTTTGTTTTCTTTAATTTGATACTTCTTCCGATCCCCGACCCTCACTCTCTAATTCGTCCAGTCCGCTGATTTTACTTCTTAACTCTGCTGATTTCATTTCCACCCTCCCATAAACCTCTTCATTCCATCTTCTAATGTCACCCTTCATTGCCTTGAGTTTCATCATAAATCTATATCCCTCCCATCCTCGATAGACGATAGATGATATTAGCTACAGAAAAATAATTACATAATTATTCTGCCTATAGatgaaaaagaattttgaacATCGCACTTCACGAGAACCAAGGGGTGTAAGATACAGGGGTGCCAATGTTCTATTTCTCAGACCCACTAAATCAAAAGACAAATTAAATAACAGATTAAATTCTGGTGATGCTTCAAACCTGAGATAAAGCTTCTTGTTCAGCTGAAggcattttttttaaagcaaGCTGAGCAGCGTCTTTGAGCTGCAATGAATTCATGAGAACATATACAGTAATGTATGAGTAAATTACTTTAAAAGCCTGCTCTTATTACCCTAAGCATGGTATACCTGAAGTTCTTTCATACGCTTCCACAGAGGGGGCAAGTTggcaaataatttttttacagaAAGCTCTGGAGGCTTGGCATTCTTGAAAAATGAATGTTTTAGCAATTTTTCTGCTGTTGGCCTCTTTGTTTGATCTTTCACCAAGCACATTGCAACCATTTCTTTAAAAGACTGTTTTAAAATGAAGATTCCTTAATAACAGACAGGTCaaagattttcaaatatttaataattaattaaaatgaaaatCCGCAGACAAACATATCATGGATACCTTCGAAAACCTTTTATCACGGTCATAGTCGAGTCCAGGAGGGGCATTTTGTATGGTCATCAGCAGAACCTAGAACAAAATGTTGGAGCATTAATAATTACACGTGTTTGCTACAGTAGTCTACACTAATAATTACACGTGCAAAGTTTCAAGCAGAATCATCAAATGCAAACCTTCATTGGAGGATATTTTGAAAATGGCGCATGTCCATGAGCCAGCTCCAGTGCAGTTATTCCAAATGACCATATGTCAGCCCTTTATATTTGACATAAATACCACAAAAATTAGCTCAATAAATTCATGAACCACTTGTTACGTCATGAAACCATGCGGTATTATGTAGAGTTGGAGTAGAACCCACTTGAAATCATATCCAGTTCCTGGCTGCAACACTTCTGGTGCCATCCTGTATCACAAGAGTATAGAACATGCAATGTCACTTAAGCAGGACCAGAAGAAACAAAAGTACAtcaaaaattctataaaaaggAGTACATGAAAATGCCAAACTACCAGCACGGAGTTCCCACAAAGGTATTCCTTGACCGTTGTCTATCACCTCTGTCAAACATAGAAACTGATACACCAAAGTCAGCAAGCTTTACCTCACCATCACCATTCATTAATATGTTTCCTGCCTGCAGGGACAAATGTTATAACAATTGCAAATTCATTCACTAGTTTACACGTGTCCAAATTTGCCAAGTATGAACATGCCCAAAATAACGTAAAGAGTAGATTGACCTTCACATCACGATGGATATGGCCATGACTATGAAGGTATTCCAAAGCCTTTAGAGTTTCTTTCAATATGGCCCCAATTGCAGACTCTTCGAATCCATCTGGATAAGCTATCTTCATTAGATGTAGGCAAGAACCCTCAGACATAAAAGGCATGACCACCCAAAGGTTGCGATCAACAATAAATGAACAAAAGGCTCTTATGACGTTAGGATGATCGATTAAACTCATCGTTTGAGCTTCCCTGTGAATATCATCCTGCATAAGAAAGGCACATAGTTCCTAACATAAATGTCTCCCAGGCATATTTAATGGTTTTAAACACAAGGCAACTATTATCAAACAGTATTTCCTTACGGTATAAAATAAGATATAGGAGACCCAGGCCCTTGGCCAGCGATAGTCTCATGTGTACATATAGTAGCGACTCGGGTTCAAGTCTCACTCCCCACCCTAAACCACACCCCtataattaaaaagaaaaagatataGACTGAAATAAGTCTCCAGTTTCCAGGTGTACCAAGGAGACTTTCGTTCCCTTAATTGTATTATGAATTATATTATCAAAACAACACAAAcctaaacaaaagaaaattttgaaaaagcagtgcccaagaaacaaaagGAAGGACGAAAAAAGAGCATAAGAGCATACACGATgtatttttatatcatatttaatGAATATCGAACAAAGGATTTAAGAACAGTGATcatatatacaaatatattatcTCAATGCATTATCTAAATATAGATGAAGGTATAATAAGAGACAGAGCACAATTGCGTATGAGGATCCATACAGTCAACCCCACTTAGTGGATAAAGTCTTGTGCGAGGATCATATATACAAATAAATTATCTTCACAGTATTCGACAAAAAATCACTTCAATATGTCAAACCAAGTGGCTGCCTCTGAAACAAGAAATTCAAGGTAGTGACTGTGAATATGTTGTTCATAATATTCTCTTCTGAGCGATTTTATAGTGCTCCAAAAGGTACATAAGGACAGATGTCGCACATTTTGGTTGTGCCGCAACCTCTCAtagcaacaaaagaaaaaaatttctcatgtcaatggaaattaTTACTGTTATGAATCATAAGCCGACCAAAATATTGGTTAAGCAtgaataatcaagtggaaaaataattcaacatttgtaaattttaaatcttCAAAACATTAGACAAACTAAGTGACAGATGTAAATTGTAACATAATAATCATCTTTGCATTTCTTACAAATGACAGAATAACTTAAAGCTGTAACATTAATTCCTAAGCTCAGCCTTCTCTTGAGGATACCAAATAGAAAGAAGCAGGTGACCAACAGAAGGTTacatcatcattttaaattaaatgagGGAATAAAGATATTTCACAACTTGAAAAGTCGAAATAACATTCGCTCTTTGTGGAAGGGGAAAAATATTCATTGACATTTAGAATAGAAGAAATATAGGTCTTGACTAGTTCAACACGGAAAAGTATGTACAAAACCAACACATGGATTTGATAATTTGTCATGCTACAATCAGATATTATTGGCATTCAAAAAGCAAATTGGTCACCTGAACTGGAAGCCATGCATGAATTCACAGACCAATGGTGCCTGTATTTGTCGCAAATTATGGCACAAGataaatattgatatttttGGACTAATATACCTGATTTTCCAATGGTATGACATTATGGTTCAGTACATATGATGTAAATCGACCATTCATTACGTCAATCAACTAGCTATTCAAtatcaaaaaatttgaatttgtcTATTAAACTTATGCATGAGTGATCCTGATACACTCCATCTAACCCAAAATAAATGCTCCTATCTAAAGTTAAGACTTCTGCAGACGATGTCCCATATTCTAGAGTGGGAAACAAAAAATGTAATAACATGACGCTCTCTAATCAAAGCCACTATTGCCAGTGGAAAGAAGTTAGCTTGATTATTCCAACTTCTGGACTGATTCACAGTCATAGGTTACCCTTAAGGTGTAAATAGTTTCACATTCATTGTATGTGGCATCATATTTGTTCATTTCTCGAAAGGTTGAGATATTATTGTTTACCAAAATAGTCAATGTAACCACCACATATACTTTTCATCAACTGTTTGATTCCATTTAACCTCCAACATGGTGAACTATAAAGTGCATCTTGTTTGGATTTTCATTCATGTTGAGATGGAGAACATGAATCAATTGGTTTTGCGGTGTCTTCTAGAAAAGAATTCTTTATTAATTTACTAAACTGGCACTTGTTCaaattaaatacaaataatataaaaattaatcgaATTAAAACTAAATCAATTTAATTGACTATAATAGCTTTTTGTCACACCAACTTCACGTTAACAACTTAAGCACGAGCTTATCTGTAGCAGAGTTGAGCAGTGACACTCACTAAAACAAAAAATCAcattttatttctaattttcccaaaatttcGAATCCCACTACAAACTCACCCCTTCAATTGAACCGGTGGGTCCTAACCAGAACTCCAGGATTTTAAAAAACCATTTGAAGAAATAAAGTCGATTCCCAGAAAACCTATGATCAAAGAAACCCAATTTTTTCTAACCATAATCAGCTAAATCATTCAACTAAAAGCAATCAGCCCTTAAAGTTCTGAACTTCATCCTCCAAACGTTTTCCCAAACCAACCGATCAAGTTCACAAGTAATTGTAAACAGGAACTCATAACCTAGTACATTGAAAGTCAAACCAATCAAAACACCACCCACCTACACCGCTAATCATCTCATCTCAAAACACCACTGAATTCAACTCGAGTACATAAAAGACTCGAATAAATCacacaaacaacaaatacaaacTCAAACACTCTCcagataaatcaagtaaaaaattacattaaaaaatataaacaaaccaGATTGATATTGCATCGATCGAGATCCAAGCACTTTACAGCCACGACTTCCTTAGAAGGCACATAGATCGCTCTGTAAACAGTCGCGCTGGCACCATATCCAACCTCTTCCAGAAGCTTGTAATCATTCGGATTCGCCGTATAATTCTTCCCCATTTTTGCACACAGCTGTTGATCAAATCATCAATTTTCTTCACCTTCGGCACAAGAAATTCACATCAATGGTGTCCTCTGTCGAATCGTTCAAGTGACAGTGTACAGAGATGTGGACTGCGTTCAAGTATCTGTGGACGCGTTCCGCTCTCTTCCTCTCTCCCTCTCTCCCTCACAATGTTTCGAATTAATTGCAATAATAATACGAATAATATATTTGatgataattaatatataattttaatatttatatttctttttaaatttttttatttaaatatttgaggGAGTTGACTGTGAGCGGTTGGGCCGGGATAATCTACTAGAGTACGCCTACACACTCGTCGAAATggagaaaaattattattagttCTCTTTACATTTAGTTCATATTTGTATTCTgctgaaatttttatttaaattagtacatattttattaaataaatgtttattttgtaaTCATAGGTCGtgatgttaattatttattatcaaaatGTCAATTTAAAACGGACATAAATAAATCTCGTAAGCTAAAGGTCATCGCATTTACACTGTCATTGGCttgagcctgctcactggtcatCACCTCTCATCTCCTCAACAAaatcatctgcatcgatcaattCTAGTAAGTCTAATGAATCAgcatccttaaatcataaataacaagtaatacgtcaTAAAAATCTAGGCATTATAAATATAGCTCGTATATAGCCTAATATAAGCATAAATATGTATAATGCGACTTCcctgcataaacattttcataaaatcatattttcatgatagTCATAGTAATCGTAATCGTAAATCATTTTGTTCAATTTAATGGAAGTGGCCCAAAACATAAATCGTTTGGTCAAAaattaaaccacagtactggcctgttagagatcatcacagctcttggactggatgtccactacttaacataacataattccTCCGAAGAGGTTGGAaaggtccccggacacgttctccgacttccaaacccgtaacATAATTTGGCCATAAGATAAATCGCATAgctcaaaataattattttgcaaGTCATACATACTTACTAACATCGTGAACCTCATTGGATCGTCCTTGGACATGCTGCCCTAACATACTAAAATTTATACCCAAAACATCCCTTAAGGTGCATTCGGACACATACGACACCCGAATTAAGTAGAACCACTTAGGACGTACCAATCGACTCGGGACTCGACCCATCCATAAAACACATCCTAAACTACTTCCAAAGGCCCTTAACCAGCCCCAGACCATGCCCGAACCCCGTACTATTTCCAACGAACCATGAAGACACAAGTTGTTCCAAAGAATGACATTATGGCACTTATATGTTCCGTACGACTTCCTATCAATTCCAGCTGGAACCAAGCCTGAACCAAGCCCTAGACTCAACCCTTATACATAACTTAAGACTCTGGTCCAGCCCATTCCATCCCATACACAAGCACAGCCCCTTAAACCACCCAAAATCGAGAGCATCCCCTGCACAAGCCCTACGCGCACACCCACGTCCATCACAACTCCAGCCCTTATGCTAGCCAACCAGACCCTAACCAACCAATACCAAGCCTACCCCGGGACCCTAAGACTCCACCTAGACCCTAGCCACAAGCCCTGGTCCATCCTAGCACCCAAATCGATGTGAACCCGCGATCATGCCCTTACGTGCACGCGGCTACGCTTGTTTCCTTTTCTGCTACACCAGCAGCCTCTTGCCCCATCATGGACCACCTAATGACATATAAACACACCCAAAAACATAACTATATTTAGTAGCAAGCCATCGGACGATCCAGCCAAGACGGAAATTAAAAACTCGAGAAAACGAAGGAGTTCATGCATATATCATatcgaaaataatttttgtaaCGTTGCATGTTTTATATCACAATACAGTAAGTAacatgatcgatgcataaaAGAAAAGTTTAGACACGCATTTGcattaaaaacacacaaaatatCAAAACACCAAATGCAGTGTAGAACGGAGGTTGATCGGAGACGGTTTACTACGTTTTATAGCTTGAAAGTGGCTAAATTATTCATGTAACATAGTGTGATGATCACATTAAGTCGTTGTTggaagaaaaatcgaaaatAAGCCAAGCCCTATCTTAGAAAGATCGGCCGAACTTTGAAAatagtgtttgtgtgtgttttgtGTGTGAGTGAGTGATGTAAAAAGTTAGGGTAGGGTtcttcattatatttaaataaaataatatctaGTTAATTAGGTTGATTAATCAAGTTTTAAAATTACTATTTAAGCCCCCGTCATGCGAGCCTCCCTCTAGGTTTACCAAATTAAAAATCTTACAAATCCTAAATTCTACCcataattaaatactaactaatttaattaattaagtcataaaaataattattcaaatatTGTATTTCAAGTGAAAGTATTTAAATATCTTATTTTTGATTTTTACTTATTGAAATGGTTAATATATTCTCCGGTTTCCAAACCTGTAACATAAGTTGGCCACAAGACAaatcgcatacctcaaaaataattgttttgcaTGTCATACATACTTACAAACATCGTGAACCTCGTTGAATCGTCCTTGGACGTGCTGCCTTAACATACTAAAATTTATACCCAAAACAGCGTCTAAGGTACATTCAGACACATAGACTCCCGAATTAAATAGAACCACTTAGGACATACCAATCGACTCGGGACTCGACCCATGCATAAAACACATACTAACCTACTTCCAAAGGCCCTAAACCAGACCCAGATCATTTTCGAACCATGTACCATGCCCAACGAAACATGAAGACACAAGTTGTACCGAAGAGTGACACTATGGCACTTATGTGTTCCGTACGACTTCCTATCCATTCCAACTCGAACAAAGCCTGAACCAAGCCCTAGACTCGACCCTTAGACATAACTTAAGACTCTATCCCAGCCCGTTCCAGCCCATACACAAGCACAGCCCCTTAAACCACCCAAAATCTAGAGCAGCCCATGCACAAGCCCTACGCGCATAGCCACGACAATCACAACTCCAGCCCTTATGCTAGCCAACCAGACCCTAACCAACCAATACCAAGCCTACCCCGGGACCGTAAGACCCCTCCTACAGCCTAGCCAGGAGCCCTGGTCGATCCTAGCACCCAAACCGATGTTAACCCGGGATCATGCCCCTACGTGCATGCTGTTGCGCTTGTTTCCTTTCCTGCTGCACCAGCAGCCTCTTGCCACATCATGGACCACCTAATTTCATCTAAACACAGCCAAAAACATAACCATATGTAGCATCAAGCCATATGATCGTTCCAACGAAGACGACAATtaaaaactcaagaaaacgaAGGAGTTcatgcatatatcatatctaaaataatttttgtatcGTTCTAATGTTTATACAATCAAACCAATAAGTTTTCATGCATTTTTTTTATGCCAAAATACAATAAGTAACATGATCGATACATAAAATAAAGGTTTAGACACGCTTTTGCATTAAAAACACACGGAATATCAAAAAATCGAACGCATGCTAGAATGGAGGCAATCGGAGACGTTTTGCTACGCTTTATGGCTTGCAAAGTGGCTAAATTATTCAGGTAACGTATTGTAATGATCACCTTAAGTCGTTGTTggaagaaaaatcgaaaacAAGCCAAGCCCTAGCTTTGACTCGCCGAACTATGTGTAAATAGTGTGTGTTCTTGgtgtttgtgtgtgttgtgtgtgtgcgtgagtgatGTAAAGAGTTAGGGTAGGACtcttcattatatttaaataaaataatagctAGTTAATTAGGTTGATTAATCAAGGTTtaaaattactaattaagcccTCCAACTTTTAAATTTACCAAATTAAGAATCCTACAAATACTAATTCTacccataattaaatattaactaatttaattaattaagtcataaaaataattattaaaatattgtatttcaattggaagtaattaaatctcttattttcaaaatttgctaATTGAAATGCTTAACATACTCTCCGGTTTCCAAACCTGTAACATAATTTGACCAGAAGACAAATCgaatacctcaaaaataattgtttttcacgtcatacatacttacgAACATCGCAAACCTCATTGATTCGTCCTTGGACATGCTGCCCTAACATACTAaaatttatacccaaaatagcCCCAAAGGTGCATTCGTACACCTACGACTCCCGAAT is a window encoding:
- the LOC142526324 gene encoding uncharacterized protein LOC142526324 isoform X1; translation: MGKNYTANPNDYKLLEEVGYGASATVYRAIYVPSKEVVAVKCLDLDRCNINLDDIHREAQTMSLIDHPNVIRAFCSFIVDRNLWVVMPFMSEGSCLHLMKIAYPDGFEESAIGAILKETLKALEYLHSHGHIHRDVKAGNILMNGDGEVKLADFGVSVSMFDRGDRQRSRNTFVGTPCWMAPEVLQPGTGYDFKADIWSFGITALELAHGHAPFSKYPPMKVLLMTIQNAPPGLDYDRDKRFSKSFKEMVAMCLVKDQTKRPTAEKLLKHSFFKNAKPPELSVKKLFANLPPLWKRMKELQLKDAAQLALKKMPSAEQEALSQSEYKRGVSAWNFDIDDLKLQASLMQEDDIQEIKEEEESLKLSMNPKDTSNSAMKPIATSQINGSFMLCHQLFSRRKTSCDDASGVESETKKGKVFESDLVESENDMVIGLKKCRSIAETPHSMVEKDALQAKSRIQSGRPRECQSGPLMPGTVLSSLSERARNLERSEIHNQQVRKTPSFSGPLNLPNRASANSLSAPIKSSGGFTDSSEDKSKNNLVQIKGRFSVTSENVDLVKDIPSYTSSQRNSQGSPLRKSASVGNWIFESKQMPNNQVHKELSNSNLPASILLPHLQNLFQQTSIQQDLIMNLLSTLQPPEVADAPQNGKLPPLPRWSETNGSAECASSERERMLLVKISELQSRMISLTDELTAERVKCTQLQQELNAVSAREEDEYVRERTS
- the LOC142526324 gene encoding uncharacterized protein LOC142526324 isoform X2 — its product is MGKNYTANPNDYKLLEEVGYGASATVYRAIYVPSKEVVAVKCLDLDRCNINLDDIHREAQTMSLIDHPNVIRAFCSFIVDRNLWVVMPFMSEGSCLHLMKIAYPDGFEESAIGAILKETLKALEYLHSHGHIHRDVKAGNILMNGDGEVKLADFGVSVSMFDRGDRQRSRNTFVGTPCWMAPEVLQPGTGYDFKADIWSFGITALELAHGHAPFSKYPPMKVLLMTIQNAPPGLDYDRDKRFSKSFKEMVAMCLVKDQTKRPTAEKLLKHSFFKNAKPPELSVKKLFANLPPLWKRMKELQLKDAAQLALKKMPSAEQEALSQSEYKRGVSAWNFDIDDLKLQASLMQEDDIQEIKEEEESLKLSMNPKDTSNSAMKPIATSQINGSFMLCHQLFSRRKTSCDDASGVESETKKGKVFESDLVESENDMVIGLKKCRSIAETPHSMVEKDALQAKSRIQSGRPRECQSGPLMPGTVLSSLSERARNLERSEIHNQQVRKTPSFSGPLNLPNRASANSLSAPIKSSGDSSEDKSKNNLVQIKGRFSVTSENVDLVKDIPSYTSSQRNSQGSPLRKSASVGNWIFESKQMPNNQVHKELSNSNLPASILLPHLQNLFQQTSIQQDLIMNLLSTLQPPEVADAPQNGKLPPLPRWSETNGSAECASSERERMLLVKISELQSRMISLTDELTAERVKCTQLQQELNAVSAREEDEYVRERTS
- the LOC142526324 gene encoding uncharacterized protein LOC142526324 isoform X3, with amino-acid sequence MGKNYTANPNDYKLLEEVGYGASATVYRAIYVPSKEVVAVKCLDLDRCNINLDDIHREAQTMSLIDHPNVIRAFCSFIVDRNLWVVMPFMSEGSCLHLMKIAYPDGFEESAIGAILKETLKALEYLHSHGHIHRDVKAGNILMNGDGEVKLADFGVSVSMFDRGDRQRSRNTFVGTPCWMAPEVLQPGTGYDFKADIWSFGITALELAHGHAPFSKYPPMKVLLMTIQNAPPGLDYDRDKRFSKSFKEMVAMCLVKDQTKRPTAEKLLKHSFFKNAKPPELSVKKLFANLPPLWKRMKELQLKDAAQLALKKMPSAEQEALSQSEYKRGVSAWNFDIDDLKLQASLMQEDDIQEIKEEEESLKLSMNPKDTSNSAMKPIATSQINGRRKTSCDDASGVESETKKGKVFESDLVESENDMVIGLKKCRSIAETPHSMVEKDALQAKSRIQSGRPRECQSGPLMPGTVLSSLSERARNLERSEIHNQQVRKTPSFSGPLNLPNRASANSLSAPIKSSGGFTDSSEDKSKNNLVQIKGRFSVTSENVDLVKDIPSYTSSQRNSQGSPLRKSASVGNWIFESKQMPNNQVHKELSNSNLPASILLPHLQNLFQQTSIQQDLIMNLLSTLQPPEVADAPQNGKLPPLPRWSETNGSAECASSERERMLLVKISELQSRMISLTDELTAERVKCTQLQQELNAVSAREEDEYVRERTS